The genomic interval AGTCCAGTTCCGGCAAGCCTCGGCACTGGCGCCAGACGCTGCCGGGGCGCCAAGCGGCCGCTCCCCGCCGCCCTCCCAACCGGTGGTTTGCTCCCCGCCGGACCCCGTCGGCTCGCACCCGTCGGCTCGCACTGTGCCCTTGCAGAGCACCTTCCTTCGATGCTAGATTCCCCGAGCCCAGCCGCCGTGCGGTTGGACTTCCTATCCCCACCCCTTTGCCGGCGGCCGGATGCTCCCTATGAGTGCTGCGCGCGGTTTGGTGCTCTTCAACTACGATTGGGATCAAGTCGGCTATGGCCGCTGGTCGTCGGAATTTTCTCTGGATTCCGAAGGCTTCGACCTGTTCAGTTTTCCCAGCAATGCCCATCTCGTTACCTTCGACTTGCAGCGCTTTGTTGATCGCCTTGCTGGTCGCGCGGCGCGCAAGGGATGGTGCGCGGTAACCTCGAATCACGAGCAGTTTGGCGCGTTGGCCGCCGCCCTGCTGGCTGAGCGGATGGGCTGGCCGGGTACGCCGGTCGCGGCGGTGCTCGCCTGTCAGCACAAGTTGCACGCCCGGCGGGTTCTCGAACAGGTGGCGCCGGAGGCCAATACCCCGTTTGCCACCCTTGAATCGGGGTATGGCGATCCGGTACCGGCCCATCTGCGTTATCCCCGCTTCGTCAAACCGGTCAAGGCAGCGTTCTCGGTGCTCGCCCGTGTCGTGCACGACCGTGATGAGTTGGTGGCACTGACCCGCTTTGGCTTCTGGGAGCTCTGGGTTATCCGCCATCTGGTCGAGCCTTTCGAGCGGGTGGTCAAGGCGCGCTTGCCGGAAGCGGGGAGCGCGCACCGGATGTTGCTGGAACAGCCCGTCAATGCCTTGCAGTACAACCTGGACGGCTATGTTTTTGCCGGAGAGCCGCGGCTATTGGGATTTGTTGAATCGGTGATGTATCCAGGAACGCAGGCCTTCATGCGTTTCGATTATCCCTGCCAGTTGAGCGAGCCAGGGCGCGATCAGGCGCTCGACGTGGCGCGACGCTTTTTGTCTGCCGTGGGTTTTACGCATGGTCTGTTCAACATGGAGTTCTTCCATGATCCGGTAACGCAAAAATTGACGGTGATCGAATTCAACCCACGCATGGCGGCGCAATTTTCCGATCTGTATTTGCGAGTTGACGGAGTCGATCTGCACCGTTTCAGTCTGGAACTGGCCTTCGGTCGCGACCCGGCCCTGCTGCCCCGGGCCGAGCCTGCGGCCGGTGCCGCGGCCAGCTTTGTCTATCGCTGTTTTGATCCGGCGGAACGCCCCGCTATGCCGGGCGCCGCCCAACGGGCGGCCCTGGCCGAACGATTTCCGGATGCGCTGCTGTTCCGTTTTGCCAAGTCACCCGGGCAGATTGCTCGTGATTTCAAGTGGCTGGGCAGCTATCGTTACGGCATCCTGCATCTTGGCGGCCGGGATGCACGCGATCTGCGGGAGCGGTGCCTGGCAGCCAGTGAGCTGCTCGGTTGGCCGGCACCTTATGCGTGGCAGCCGGCGGAAACCCCTATGCCGGCCGGCTATCCAACGCCCGATTTTTCCATGGAAACTTCCCGATGATTTCTCGCTCACCCTTTTCTTTTCTGACGTTGCCAAGGCTAAGGCCGCTCGGAGCCTAGCCAATTGAAAGCGCCCAGCCTGCTGCAGTTCGCACGGGAAGATCCCGCCGCCACCCGGGCCGCGATTTTTGCCGGTTTTTCGGCGTCGCCCGCGGCAGTCTCGCCCAAGTATTTTTACGATGCCCTGGGTTCGCGTCTCTTTTCGGCCATTACCGAATTGCCGGAGTACTACCCGACCCGCACCGAGGCGAGGATTTTTCTCCGCTTCATCGGCGAGATGGCTGCGGAACTGGCGCCGGTCACGACGCTGGTTGACCTTGGGGCAGGAAATTGCGAGAAGGCGGCTAGCCTCTTTGCGGCATTGCAGGTGCAACGCTATGTTGCTGTCGATATTTCGGCCAGTTACCTGCGTGATTCGCTGGAGAGCCTGCAGCGCAAGCATCCGACGATGGACATGCTGGGGATCGGCCTCGATTTCTCGCGGACTCTGACATTGCCGGCCGAGGTTGGCGAGGGGCCGAGGACGATGTTTTATCCCGGGTCGAGTATCGGCAATTTCACTCCGGCTGAGGCACTGGCCTTTCTGCAACAGGTTCACCTGGCCAGCGCCGGCGGCGCCTTGCTGATCGGTGTCGATCTGGTTAAGCCGATCGACATTCTCGAGCAGGCCTATGACGACCCGCTAGGCGTTACCGCGGCTTTCAACCGCAACCTGCTCCGCCATCTCAATGCCTTGGTCGGAACCGATTTTGTGATCGATGACTGGCGTCATGTCGCTTTTTTCAATGCGCGAGCGTCGCGTATCGAAATGCATCTGGAGGCGGTAAGGGCAACGGTAGTCCATTGGGCCGACGGCGAGCGAGCCTTTGTCGCCGGTGAGCGTATTCATACCGAAAATTCCTACAAGTGGCGCTCGGAGGATTTCGCCGACCTGCTCCAGGCCGCCGGTTTTCATCGTGTGGAGTCATGGACGGATGAAAACGGCTGGTTCGCTGTTTTTCGGGCATTTTCATGACCATGGATCTAGGTCGCGCAGCTCCGAAACCCGCTGTGAATATCGTTGCGTTCCGGCGTGAAGAAGTTCCGGTAGCGTGGATGCACCATGCGCGGCGAGGTGGCACGGCTGGCGCCCCGCAATACCCGTCGGTCACCGAACCAGGGGACGGAATAGTCCCGGTAAGGGTGGGCAACAAAGCCGGGATAAGGCAGAAAGGGACTGGACGTCCACTCCCAGACCTCGCCCCAGGCAAAATCCGGCTGACTGCTGGCGGAAAATTCCCATTCGGCTTCCGTTGGCAATCGCCGGCCAGCCCAACGGCACCAGGCCTCGGCTTCGAACCACGTCAAATGGGTCGCCGGGGTATCGAGGGGCAAGGTCTGCCAGTTGCCCGCAACCAGCCCTTGCCATTCGGAACCCTGCTTACGCAGGTAGCGGGGCGGTGCCGTGCCCGTCGCTTCCAGGAAGGGGAGGTAGCGTTCCCAACTGACCACGCAACTGTCGATTTCAAAGGCGGCCAGCTCGACGCCGTGGAGGCCCAATTCATTGTCAAACGCAAAGCCGCTGCCCGGGTAACCCAGCTTGCCGTTGTTCCCGGGAATCTTCAGGCTAGTCAGTGGCGGCAGGGCGGCGGGCGGGGCAATGAGGGTTTCCGACAGGGGAATGCTCAAGGCCTGGGCCATGTAGATGGCCGCTTCGCCGTGCATGTCCTCATGGAACAGCGCGAGACGGTAGAAATACAGGTCCTCGTCGGTTTCCGGTGTGTTGGCCAGCAAGGCCAGGGTGTCGTCCAGCACCGCTTCAAGATAGGCGCGGGTTGTCCCCAGGTCGGGCAGTGGCAGCGTCCAGCGACTTGGGTGGGCGACATGGCTGGAGTTGTACCAGGCGTCCGCTTCTTGCAGGCGGCCGGCGGGCCGGTGATGATCGGGGTCGGCTTGAACACCCCGGGTGCGCTGCTGGTTGCGGGTGATCCAGTAGTCCTGGAACCAGGCGATATGCCCGACTTCCCAGCAGGGTGGATTGAGCTGGGTCGAATAGGGGACCACCAGGTCCTCTCCAAGGCTGTCGGCGTAGGCGGCCAGCAGGCCGAGGGTGCGCTGATGACCGTCGCGCAGGGCTTCGGCAAGCAGGGTGCGGCTGCTGGTACGGGCCGCTATGGCTTCGGCAGTGTTCATGGCGAGGCTTCCGTAGGTGTGTAATAGGGGAAGTATGCCGCAAGTTGTCATTGTCAGCCCGGCCTTGCGCGATGCAAACAACGGCAACTGGCGGACCGCGCGCCGCTGGCAAGCCCATCTGGCGGCGGAGTTCCGGACGCGCATCGTCACTCACTGGCCCGATGAAGCGGCGGCGGATGACCGGGTGATGATCGCCCTGCATGCGCGGCGTTCGGCCGATGCCGTCGCCGCCTGGCATGCGGCGCGGTCGCTGGGCGGCCTGGCCGTCGTGCTGACCGGGACCGATCTTTACCGGGACATCCAGACCGATGCCTCGGCACGGCGTTCGCTGGCGATGGCGGGGCAGCTTGTGGTCCTTCAGGAGTGCGCCCCGGCCTCCTTACCCGTCGAATGCCGCGCCAAAACTCGCGTCATTTTCCAGTCGACCACGGCACGTCAGATCCTTGCCAAGTCATCCCGCCGCTTGCGCCTGCTGATGGTCGGTCATCTGCGCGAAGAAAAGTCCCCGGAGGCCTTGTTCGCCGCGGCGCGCCTGCTGGCGAAGCGGCCCGATGTGGCGATTGATCATATCGGTGCGGGGCTTGATCCGGCCCTCGCCGCAGCGGCAAGGGCAACCATGCTGGCCGTGCCCAACTACCGCTGGCTGGGTGGCTTGGCCCATGAGGCGGTTCGCCGGCGTATCCAGCGGGCGAGTCTGCTGGTGCATACCAGCCGTATCGAGGGGGGTGCCCATGTCATCATGGAGGCGGTGACCAGCGGTACGCCCGTGCTGGCCTCGGCGGTTGCCGGTAATGTCGGGATGCTGGGGGCGTATTACGCGGGCTACTTCCCCTGGGGCGATGCACCGGCACTGGCTGAACTGATCCTGCGCTGCCGTTCGGGAGAGCTGATGCCGACATTGGCGGCACAGTGTCGCGCACGGGCGCCGCTTTTCGACCCAGCCACCGAGCGCGCCGCGCTCCGGCGGCTGGTTCATGAACTTCTGGAAAAGGCCTAGATGCAAGCAGTCACCGAGCCGGTAGTGAGGGATATTGTCCTGATTGGCGGGGGGCACAGTCACGTCGGCGTGCTCCACATGTTTGCCATGAAGCCCTTGCCGGGCGTGCGCCTTACGGTGATCTGCACGGATACCGATACCCCTTATTCGGGCATGCTGCCCGGTTACATCGCCGGTCATTACCTCTTCGACGAGGTGCATATCGACCTGCGCCGGCTGGCGTCGTTTGCCGGCGCGCGCTACTACAAGGACGAGGTGATCGGCATCGATCGCGCATCGCGCCGGGTGCTGTGTCGCAATCGCCCGCCGGTCCCTTACGATGCCCTCTCGATCAATATCGGTTCGACGCCGCAGTTGGCCCAGGTGGCCGGGGCCGGCGAATATGCCGTGCCGGTCAAGCCGATCCGGCGCTTCAATGAACGCTGGCTGGCCCTGCTCGAACGTGTTTGCCAGCACCCAGGGACGATGACTATTGCCCTGGTGGGGGCGGGAGCCGGCGGCGTCGAACTCACCCTGGCCATGCAGTACCGTTTGCGTCGCGAATGGGTGGCGCTCGGCCATGATCCGGATGAACTTCACTTTCATCTCTTTTCGGCTGATCCCCAGATCCTGAGCACCCACAATGCGCGGGTCCGTGATGCCTTCGATCGCGTGCTGGCGGCACGGGGGGTTGTGGTGCATCGCGGTGCCAAGGTGATGCAGGTATCGGCCGGGCG from Chromatiaceae bacterium carries:
- a CDS encoding ATP-grasp domain-containing protein, which codes for MSAARGLVLFNYDWDQVGYGRWSSEFSLDSEGFDLFSFPSNAHLVTFDLQRFVDRLAGRAARKGWCAVTSNHEQFGALAAALLAERMGWPGTPVAAVLACQHKLHARRVLEQVAPEANTPFATLESGYGDPVPAHLRYPRFVKPVKAAFSVLARVVHDRDELVALTRFGFWELWVIRHLVEPFERVVKARLPEAGSAHRMLLEQPVNALQYNLDGYVFAGEPRLLGFVESVMYPGTQAFMRFDYPCQLSEPGRDQALDVARRFLSAVGFTHGLFNMEFFHDPVTQKLTVIEFNPRMAAQFSDLYLRVDGVDLHRFSLELAFGRDPALLPRAEPAAGAAASFVYRCFDPAERPAMPGAAQRAALAERFPDALLFRFAKSPGQIARDFKWLGSYRYGILHLGGRDARDLRERCLAASELLGWPAPYAWQPAETPMPAGYPTPDFSMETSR
- the egtD gene encoding L-histidine N(alpha)-methyltransferase gives rise to the protein MKAPSLLQFAREDPAATRAAIFAGFSASPAAVSPKYFYDALGSRLFSAITELPEYYPTRTEARIFLRFIGEMAAELAPVTTLVDLGAGNCEKAASLFAALQVQRYVAVDISASYLRDSLESLQRKHPTMDMLGIGLDFSRTLTLPAEVGEGPRTMFYPGSSIGNFTPAEALAFLQQVHLASAGGALLIGVDLVKPIDILEQAYDDPLGVTAAFNRNLLRHLNALVGTDFVIDDWRHVAFFNARASRIEMHLEAVRATVVHWADGERAFVAGERIHTENSYKWRSEDFADLLQAAGFHRVESWTDENGWFAVFRAFS
- a CDS encoding SUMF1/EgtB/PvdO family nonheme iron enzyme → MNTAEAIAARTSSRTLLAEALRDGHQRTLGLLAAYADSLGEDLVVPYSTQLNPPCWEVGHIAWFQDYWITRNQQRTRGVQADPDHHRPAGRLQEADAWYNSSHVAHPSRWTLPLPDLGTTRAYLEAVLDDTLALLANTPETDEDLYFYRLALFHEDMHGEAAIYMAQALSIPLSETLIAPPAALPPLTSLKIPGNNGKLGYPGSGFAFDNELGLHGVELAAFEIDSCVVSWERYLPFLEATGTAPPRYLRKQGSEWQGLVAGNWQTLPLDTPATHLTWFEAEAWCRWAGRRLPTEAEWEFSASSQPDFAWGEVWEWTSSPFLPYPGFVAHPYRDYSVPWFGDRRVLRGASRATSPRMVHPRYRNFFTPERNDIHSGFRSCAT
- a CDS encoding TIGR04348 family glycosyltransferase — encoded protein: MPQVVIVSPALRDANNGNWRTARRWQAHLAAEFRTRIVTHWPDEAAADDRVMIALHARRSADAVAAWHAARSLGGLAVVLTGTDLYRDIQTDASARRSLAMAGQLVVLQECAPASLPVECRAKTRVIFQSTTARQILAKSSRRLRLLMVGHLREEKSPEALFAAARLLAKRPDVAIDHIGAGLDPALAAAARATMLAVPNYRWLGGLAHEAVRRRIQRASLLVHTSRIEGGAHVIMEAVTSGTPVLASAVAGNVGMLGAYYAGYFPWGDAPALAELILRCRSGELMPTLAAQCRARAPLFDPATERAALRRLVHELLEKA